Proteins encoded within one genomic window of Halobacteriovoraceae bacterium:
- a CDS encoding site-specific DNA-methyltransferase has protein sequence MEKSKFEDLLDKHLKQNPDFLSTEGEVLKDRVIDSAYKADRKLIELLLVDAELKKKFFSEIQGHWVFNINDFVMFVQDKHFLNDSYTKYKNKIGLTIEGKFLNERKEVALVWPFKDTVLEGGMTKEDQKKKEIFFNEILAQDEIDKLLAPKVLTKWKRYTVKGEEDVKELKRDENGTIKENLLIKGNNLLALHTLKEQFRGKVKLIYIDPPYNPEGNNNTFGYNNNFNHSTWLTFMKNRIDIAKQLLTKDGAMIIAIDKNEQTYLGVLIDECFKDYENHCITIVHNPRGVQGTNFSYTHEYAYFIFPENTKTIKNRKIAEEDIKIRGLRDNGGESLRTDAKNCFFSIIVDKCTKQVIDFGEVCDDKIHPKVNIHNGDFVEVYPIDKEGVERKWRYARQSIEKVKDLLVVSEKEGVYDIQIGKDFGQYRTVWVDKRYDANEYGTKLVKDLVPNSNFSFPKSLWNVYDAIYAVVQDDIDAIVLDYHAGSGTTGHAVLELNKEDKGNRKFILIEQMDYIETITAPRVQAVIKKDKINDNFVYAELLQHNESFVEEIENVKDTKALFKIWEQMKEKAFFKHNFEMQEFEKNIEEFKKLDLEKQKQVLFSVLDKNQLYVNYSEIEDKKFKIEKKDKEINKEFYGSR, from the coding sequence ATGGAGAAATCTAAATTTGAGGATTTACTAGATAAACATTTGAAGCAAAATCCGGACTTTCTTTCGACTGAAGGAGAGGTTTTAAAAGATAGGGTTATTGATAGTGCTTATAAAGCAGATAGAAAATTGATTGAGCTTTTACTTGTAGATGCAGAACTCAAGAAAAAGTTTTTCTCTGAAATACAAGGTCACTGGGTTTTTAATATCAATGATTTTGTAATGTTTGTTCAAGACAAGCATTTTTTGAACGATTCATATACAAAGTACAAGAACAAAATTGGTCTTACTATTGAAGGTAAGTTTCTAAACGAACGAAAAGAGGTCGCTCTTGTGTGGCCTTTTAAAGATACTGTTCTTGAGGGTGGAATGACCAAAGAAGATCAAAAGAAAAAAGAAATTTTCTTTAATGAAATCCTTGCACAAGACGAGATAGACAAACTCCTTGCCCCAAAGGTGCTCACAAAATGGAAACGATACACTGTAAAAGGTGAAGAAGATGTAAAAGAATTAAAGCGAGATGAAAACGGAACAATTAAAGAAAATTTACTTATCAAGGGCAACAATCTACTTGCTTTACACACTTTGAAAGAGCAATTTAGAGGAAAAGTAAAATTAATTTATATCGATCCGCCGTATAATCCAGAAGGGAATAATAATACGTTTGGTTATAACAATAATTTCAATCATTCTACATGGCTTACATTCATGAAGAATAGAATCGATATTGCTAAACAACTACTTACAAAAGATGGAGCAATGATTATTGCAATAGATAAAAACGAACAAACTTATCTCGGAGTTTTGATTGATGAATGTTTTAAGGATTATGAAAATCACTGCATCACTATTGTTCACAATCCAAGAGGTGTTCAGGGGACAAATTTTTCATATACTCATGAATATGCTTATTTTATTTTTCCTGAAAATACTAAAACTATCAAAAATAGAAAAATTGCCGAAGAAGATATAAAAATCAGAGGTCTAAGAGATAATGGTGGAGAATCATTAAGAACTGATGCAAAAAATTGCTTCTTTTCTATTATTGTAGATAAATGCACAAAACAAGTTATCGATTTTGGAGAAGTTTGTGATGATAAAATTCATCCAAAAGTAAATATACACAATGGAGATTTTGTTGAAGTATATCCAATAGACAAAGAAGGTGTTGAAAGAAAATGGAGATATGCAAGACAGAGCATTGAAAAGGTAAAAGATCTGCTTGTTGTTTCAGAAAAAGAGGGTGTGTATGATATTCAAATCGGAAAAGACTTTGGGCAATATAGGACAGTTTGGGTTGATAAAAGATATGATGCAAATGAATATGGTACAAAACTTGTTAAAGATTTAGTACCGAATAGTAATTTTAGTTTCCCAAAATCACTTTGGAATGTCTATGATGCAATTTATGCAGTTGTTCAAGATGATATAGATGCAATTGTTTTGGATTATCACGCGGGATCCGGGACTACAGGTCATGCAGTTTTAGAATTGAATAAAGAAGATAAGGGAAATAGAAAATTTATCTTGATTGAGCAAATGGATTATATTGAAACAATTACAGCACCACGTGTTCAAGCCGTAATTAAAAAAGATAAAATAAATGATAATTTTGTTTATGCTGAATTATTACAGCACAACGAAAGTTTTGTCGAAGAAATTGAGAATGTAAAAGATACAAAAGCACTTTTCAAGATTTGGGAACAAATGAAAGAAAAAGCATTTTTCAAACACAATTTTGAAATGCAAGAATTTGAGAAAAATATTGAAGAATTTAAAAAACTTGATTTAGAAAAACAAAAACAAGTTTTGTTTAGTGTGCTTGATAAAAATCAGCTCTACGTAAACTATTCAGAAATTGAAGACAAAAAATTCAAGATTGAAAAGAAAGATAAAGAAATAAATAAAGAATTTTATGGAAGTAGATAA
- a CDS encoding AIPR family protein: MEVDKQKIFFDEVIIQEIKKFEVEGRSRSASFLMWFLENFFELDTDNAISAVCDNTNDKGIDGLWVNDDSGEIYIFQSFLPKSAGKGTGDSKLKEFMGVKEWFKNEETVQKLINSSANSDLKNILQENDVDKKIASGDYKVMYVFVTATEPDYNSDEFNTVSDVEIFDLKKMSLRHLYIAKEGGVKGKKSLLVINGFTFDLADEEKMSGLYLISAVEILKLDGVSDGSIFSKNVRLSLRRSRINQAIEDTISAEPSNFPVYNNGITIVCDRFIQKDNNIELENYAIVNGCQTTTTLYNSENLENVAVVVKIIQTNNDNNLERNITVNSNNQNAISLSDLKSDDITQKRISKEFQELSSKYSLNIFYKNKRGGEDLQPDNFSILQKDHAAQLLMSAVLGESYNSHLKTKIYSDLYKDIFNKDTTAFRIFLLDLIYKEIDNQKIKIKDQRIANYGLARLFIISLVFKVLKDSSVWKEFFINQSKETFFRNQDSFRKWISKIVTMVINIFNAEILREKELNQGEIDYKNVFKNREKCNELSTRIVPNFQNALIALDKNIDSLYTN, encoded by the coding sequence ATGGAAGTAGATAAGCAAAAAATATTCTTTGATGAAGTTATTATTCAAGAGATAAAAAAGTTTGAGGTGGAGGGCAGGAGTCGGTCTGCTTCATTTTTGATGTGGTTTCTGGAGAACTTTTTTGAACTAGATACAGATAACGCCATAAGTGCAGTCTGTGATAATACTAATGACAAAGGCATAGATGGATTATGGGTAAATGATGATAGTGGTGAAATTTATATATTTCAATCTTTTTTACCTAAAAGTGCCGGTAAAGGAACTGGAGATAGTAAATTAAAAGAGTTTATGGGGGTAAAAGAATGGTTTAAGAATGAAGAAACTGTTCAGAAGCTTATTAATTCAAGTGCTAATAGTGACTTGAAAAATATTCTTCAAGAAAATGATGTCGATAAGAAAATTGCTTCGGGTGACTATAAGGTTATGTATGTTTTTGTGACAGCGACTGAGCCTGATTATAATTCTGATGAATTTAATACAGTTTCAGATGTTGAAATATTTGACCTAAAAAAAATGAGTCTCCGTCATTTATATATAGCAAAAGAAGGTGGAGTTAAAGGAAAAAAATCTTTACTTGTTATTAATGGTTTTACATTTGATCTTGCGGATGAAGAAAAAATGAGCGGCTTGTATTTGATTTCTGCTGTTGAGATATTGAAACTTGATGGTGTTAGTGACGGCTCTATTTTTAGTAAAAATGTTAGATTATCTTTAAGGAGATCCAGAATTAATCAAGCAATTGAAGATACCATATCTGCTGAGCCATCAAATTTTCCGGTTTATAATAATGGTATAACAATCGTATGTGACAGGTTTATACAGAAGGATAATAATATTGAGTTGGAAAATTATGCGATTGTTAATGGTTGTCAAACAACTACTACACTTTATAATAGTGAGAATCTGGAAAACGTTGCTGTTGTTGTTAAGATTATTCAAACAAATAACGATAATAATTTAGAAAGAAATATTACCGTTAATTCTAATAATCAAAATGCTATTTCCCTTTCTGATCTAAAATCAGATGATATAACTCAAAAAAGAATTTCAAAAGAATTCCAAGAATTATCTAGTAAATATAGTTTAAATATTTTTTATAAGAATAAAAGAGGTGGCGAGGATCTACAGCCTGATAATTTTTCTATTTTACAAAAAGACCACGCCGCTCAACTTCTTATGTCAGCGGTTCTCGGAGAGTCATATAATTCTCATTTAAAAACAAAAATATATTCTGATCTCTATAAAGATATTTTTAATAAGGATACAACGGCTTTTAGGATATTCTTACTGGATCTAATTTATAAAGAAATTGATAACCAGAAAATTAAAATAAAAGATCAAAGAATTGCTAATTATGGACTCGCTCGATTGTTTATTATTTCCCTTGTTTTTAAGGTTTTAAAAGATTCTTCAGTATGGAAAGAGTTTTTTATTAATCAAAGTAAAGAAACTTTTTTTAGGAATCAAGATAGCTTCCGTAAATGGATATCTAAAATAGTAACAATGGTAATTAATATTTTTAATGCTGAGATTTTAAGAGAAAAAGAATTGAATCAAGGTGAAATTGACTATAAAAATGTATTTAAAAATCGAGAAAAATGTAATGAGCTAAGTACCCGGATTGTGCCAAATTTTCAAAATGCATTAATTGCTTTAGATAAGAATATAGATAGTCTTTATACTAATTAA